In Bacillus sp. S3, the sequence GCCCTTTTACCGTAAAAAATGGGAACCGCCTCCTTTTAATCATAGTATGTCCAATACTTGCCCTTTTCATTTCCAGAAAATCTTAAATCCCCGGGAGTGTGAATAAACAATGATGACCAGTCAAAAACGTTACACAGTGGCCGGAACAGACATCGAGGAAGTAAAACGATTAAACAGCCAGGCCGGTTTAAGCTATAATGAGGTAAAAAAATTACTTGCACAAAAATACAAGCAAAAGAAATAAAGCAAAAACGGAACCGCCTGGTTCCGTTTTTGCTTTATTCTATTTTATTTTTCCGTTCTGCTGACATTGCTATATTTCTTCTGCCAAAGACAGCACGGTAAACGACAAATTTGCGGCTTAGGTATTCCAACGGCAAACTCCATACATGAACAAGCCTCGTAAATGGCCAAATACCAAATAGCAGCAGGGCGGAAACGACATGAATTTGAAAACCGACCGGGATGCCAATCATCAGACCAGGAGTTGGATTGAAGGAAAGGATGCCGCGAAACCATGGACTAATCGTTTCTCGATATTCGAAGGCTACTCCTCTTCCTGTAATCCAAACTGTATTTACGAAGCCAGAAATAATAATAACCGCAAGTAACACCAGAACCAAAATATCACGAAACGTACTGTGAATATAGATTCGTTTAACAGTAAATCGGCGAACCATCAACAACAAAACACCTATTATGGTCGCAACCCCTGCCAGCCCCCCTATCCAAACTGCACCAAAATGATACATGTGATCGGTAATTCCAACAGCATCATAAAAAGCTTTTGGGATAAGGATTCCAGCTACATGGCCAAAAAACACGAAGATAATCCCATAATGGAATAAAATACTTCCCCATTTTAATTGCTTTTTTTCAAGAAATTCACTTGATTTGGCGGACCAGCCGAATTGGTCGACTTTATAGCGATAAATATGTCCAACTACAAACATCGTTAACATTATATATGGGAAAGATGCCCAGAAAAAATTTTGAAAAAATGTCATGCTTTGATCCCCCCTAAGAAGCCTTTTGTTTGCTTAGGATGTTGTCTATTGTTTGCACACAAGCCTGCAGAATCATTTGATATGGGCTATCTAGCAATGATAATTCTTTTAACAATTGATCAATTGACTTTCGATGAATCTGGAGCATTTTCTGAGCGGACTCTATGGGAGCAA encodes:
- the narI gene encoding respiratory nitrate reductase subunit gamma encodes the protein MTFFQNFFWASFPYIMLTMFVVGHIYRYKVDQFGWSAKSSEFLEKKQLKWGSILFHYGIIFVFFGHVAGILIPKAFYDAVGITDHMYHFGAVWIGGLAGVATIIGVLLLMVRRFTVKRIYIHSTFRDILVLVLLAVIIISGFVNTVWITGRGVAFEYRETISPWFRGILSFNPTPGLMIGIPVGFQIHVVSALLLFGIWPFTRLVHVWSLPLEYLSRKFVVYRAVFGRRNIAMSAERKNKIE